A stretch of Besnoitia besnoiti strain Bb-Ger1 chromosome III, whole genome shotgun sequence DNA encodes these proteins:
- a CDS encoding HEAT repeat-containing protein (encoded by transcript BESB_049130) has product MASIPPPPAPPPPHHAVVPRSPAGPQFFVDQKRGELYELRQVLRALPTERDVVKQREALKKLIAYMTVGLDVSRLFADVVMLASTPDLVQKKMIYQYLTNYADTNPSLSLLAINTFQKDCNDEDPRLRGLAIRSLCSLRLSCMLEYIEPAARKGMSDRSPYVRRAAVMALLKACKLLQEIMPTDEEGARQRIEDIRQRLYDALLDEDSQVAINAICALNEIEAETGGMCVTKKIATHFLNRIKRFSEWGVCTILNLVATYQPESEEEAFDIMNILDDKLKSSSAAVVLACSNCFLELTRGNEDLRRQVYCRLKPPLLTLVTTGYPEIAYTILRHILLIVQTGGPGAVEAFEGELRQFFCRYSDPSYLKSTKLQTLVAIVTERNCMDAIAELREYVCDADAEIARQSIAALGLIACKIPSAAEDVVTLLLSFVDMEVADFLMSATFVVLRDILRKYPMMICRVVEAIRMHALRLADGEGVAAVVWMIGEFGKEIEDAPYILEDIVTRFGEEPPVVRLELLTAATKCFFQYPGEMQPVLGKLLEQAINDASHPDVHDRALFYYRFLQASLPDAKRIISTPLPPLEEIESSAERDLAERLMEEFNSLSVMYRLPSASFLCVAPIPFGGRFSPGRASPSPPAAGGAASLENRDFLPPAADEREASESDSLFEIRDDEARAERRTAPAKREYAGVTLVKSSRADLLLLETEEATEARAREDSPEEEFNGRPALLPAASSSSSSAVPVVADGLTLLPSVSVESATFQHLWESSGEDQTLSEVHAVQHLAAFLASFGEDFEALGEAFEASAARSCIFTMASGVLGDVLKMFFYGKDEDSVLYLCEMQLTLAAHLELSLTVKAVSQETSRAPLPASLGESRRAAFARLLREALAPQETAPPGSLSLM; this is encoded by the exons ATGGCTTCCattccgcctcctcctgcgccaccgccgccgcaccaCGCGGTcgtgccgcgctcgccagccggTCCGCAATTCTTTGTGGATCAGAAACGA GGAGAGCTCTACGAGCTGCGGCAGGTGCTGCGGGCGTTGCCGACAGAGCGGGACGTGGTGAAGCAGCGCGAAGCTTTGAAGAAGCTCATCGCGTACATGACAGTCGGTCTCGACGTGAGCCGGCTCTTCGCAGACGTCGTGAtgctcgcctccacgccggaCCTCGTTCAAAAGAAAATGATCTACCAGTACCTCACCAACTACGCAG ACACGAATCCGTCGCTTTCGCTGCTGGCCATTAACACCTTCCAGAAGGACTGCAACGACGAGGATCCTCGCCTACGCGGACTGGCGAtccgcagcctctgctcGCTGAG gttgAGTTGCATGCTCGAGTACATTgagccggcggcgagaaAGGGCATGAGTGATCGCAGCCCTTACGTGCGACGAGCGGCTGTTATGG cACTCCTTAAGGCCtgcaagctgctgcaggagatTATGCCgacagacgaggagggcgcgcgccagcgcatcGAAGACATTCGCCAACGACTCTACGATGCGCTACTCGACGAGGACTCTCAG GTCGCCATCAACGCGATATGCGCGCTGAACGAAATCGAGGCGGAAACAGGCGGGATGTGCGTGACGAAGAAAATTGCGACGCACTTTTTGAACAG GATCAAGCGCTTCTCGGAGTGGGGCGTCTGCACCATTCTGAACTTGGTGGCGACATACCAGCctgagagcgaggaggaggccttcGACATCATGAACATCCTCGATGACAAGCTGAAGAGCTCCTCGGCTGCAGTCGTACTG GCGTGCTCCAACTGCTTTCTCGAGCTGACGCGCGGAAACGAAGATCTTCGGCGGCAGGTCTACTGCAGACTGAAACCTCCGCTGCTGACGCTTGTGACGACGGGCTACCCAGAGATCGCGTACACAATCCTCAGGCACATCCTGCTTATCGTGCAAACTG GCGGTCCAGGTGCAGTGGAGGCCTTCgagggcgagctgcggcagtTTTTCTGTCGGTACAGTGACCCTTCCTACTTGAAGAGCAcgaagctgcagacgctcGTTGCAATCGTCACAGAG CGCAACTGCATGGACGCCATAGCGGAGCTGCGGGAGTACgtctgcgacgccgacgcggagatcGCTCGGCAAAGCATCGCGGCCCTGGGACTGATTGCTTGCAAGATCCCGAGCGCAGCTGAAGACGTGGTAACTCTA CTGCTCTCCTTCGTGGACATGGAAGTTGCAGACTTCCTCATGTCCGCGACGTTCGTCGTGCTTCGCGATATCCTCCGCAAGTACCCCATG ATGATTTGTCGCGTGGTCGAGGCGATCCGAATGCATGCGCTGAGGCTGGCGGACggagaaggcgtcgccgcagtgGTATGGATGATCG GCGAGTTTGGCAAGGAGATCGAAGACGCTCCGTACATCCTCGAAGACATCGTCACCCGCTTTGGAGAGGAGCCACCTGTTGTTCG tctCGAGCTTTTGACGGCCGCAACTAAATGCTTCTTTCAATACCCTGGAGAGATGCAACCCGTCCTCGGCAAACTCCTCGAACAG GCGATCAACGACGCATCTCACCCCGACGTTCATGACAGGGCTCTTTTCTACTACCGTTTCCTCCAGGCGAGCCTGCCG GACGCCAAGCGCATCATCTccacgccgctgcctccgctggaGGAAATCGAA TCGTCCGCAGAGCGCGATCTCGCCGAGCGACTGATGGAGGAGTTCAACTCGCTGTCGGTAATGTATCGGCTTCCGAGCGCGTCGTTCCTCTGCGTGGCGCCGATTCCCTTCGGCGGACGCTTCTCGCctggccgcgcctcgccgtcaccgcctgctgccggcggcgctgcgtcacTCGAAAACAGAGACTTCCTCCCCCCAGCCgcggacgagagagaggcaagcgAGAGCGACTCGCTGTTTGAGatccgcgacgacgaggcgcgagcagagaggcgcacggcgcccgcgaaaAGGGAGTACGCCGGGGTGACCCTCGTGAAATCTAGCCGCGCAgatcttctgcttctcgaaACCGAAGAAGccacggaggcgcgcgccagggAAGACAGCCCAGAAGAAG AATTCAACGGCAGACCCGCCCtgctgcccgccgcctcctcttcctcctcctcggctgTGCCTGTGGTCGCGGATGGGCTCAC ACTCCTTCCGTCGGTCTCAGTCGAGTCGGCGACCTTTCAGCACCTCTGGGAGAGCTCTGGCGAGGACCAAACGCTGAGCGAAGTGCATGCAGTTCAGCACCTTGCCGCGTTTCTCGCGTCCTTCGGAGAAGACTTTGAGGCACTGGGCGAGGCCTTCGaagcttctgcggcgcgatCCTGCATCTTCACAATG GCCTCTGGCGTCTTGGGTGATGTCCTTAAAATGTTCTTCTACGGCAAGGATGAGGACAG cgtTCTGTACCTCTGCGAGATGCAGCTgacgctcgcggcgcacCTCGAGCTCAGCCTCACAGTCAAGGCGGTGTCCCAGGAGacctcccgcgcgccgcttccggcgtcgctcggggagtcgcgccgcgcggcgttcgcgcggctgctgcgagaggccctcgcgccgcaagagactgcgccgccggggAGCCTCAGCCTGATGTAG
- a CDS encoding hypothetical protein (encoded by transcript BESB_049140), whose translation MSAPVCPPSQYAAADQQAAWAQSAAQGVSQQYAGQPACPHGYYGQDAQAYAQQATQGAAGAPTQEQLRQQYEHMQQAYEEECSRQASAGAQPQASVVSQSMYLPQPAMYGHMTKPVPMGDFHPGYNYAPGINVHYNYYEASEYVAKVDRPPTAEEPAKAEADAEKDAKKEQEQALKPLITSKFRLASGQAYVN comes from the coding sequence ATGTCGGCTCCCGTCTGCCCGCCTTCCCAGTACGCAGCAGCCGACCAGCAGGCTGCCTGGGCTcagtccgccgcgcagggcgtTTCCCAGCAGTACGCTGGGCAGCCCGCATGTCCGCACGGCTACTACGGACAGGACGCGCAGGCCtacgcgcagcaggccacccaaggcgcggcgggggcgccgacgcaggaacagctgcgccagcagTACGAGCATATGCAGCAGGCGTACGAGGAGGAGTGCAGCCGAcaggcgtctgcaggcgcgcagccacAGGCTTCAGTGGTATCGCAAAGCATGTATCTGCCGCAGCCTGCCATGTACGGACACATGACCAAGCCGGTGCCGATGGGCGACTTCCACCCTGGATACAACTACGCGCCGGGCATTAACGTCCACTACAACTACTACGAGGCCAGCGAATACGTGGCCAAAGTCGACAGACCCCCGACCGCCGAGGAacccgcgaaggcggaagcTGACGCCGAGAAGGACGCCAAGAAGGAGCAGGAACAGGCCCTGAAGCCGCTCATCACCTCCAAGTTCAGACTCGCCTCCGGACAAGCCTATGTAAACTAA